Part of the Longimicrobium sp. genome, GCAGCGTGAAGACGCTCCCCTCGCCCAGCGCGCTGATCACCTCCACGTCGCCGCCCATCATCCGGGCCAGGTGGCGCGAGACGGCCAGCCCCAGCCCCGTGCCGCCCGCCACGCGCGTGGTGGCGTCGTCCACCTGGCGGAAGGGCTCGAAGATGCGCTCCAGGTCGTCGGGCGCGATCCCGATCCCCGTGTCGCGCACGCGGAACTCCACCCACCCGTCCGCCTCGCACACCTGGAAGCCGATCTCCCCCGCCTGGGTGAACTTCACCGCGTTGCCCAGCAGGTTCACCAGCACCTGCCGCAGCTTGCGCGCGTCGGTCACCAGCCGCTCGGGCTCCACCCGCTCCGGCGCGCGGAACGCCAGCCGCTTCCCCGCCGCCAGCGGCTCCACGATCGCCACCACCTCGCGCAGCACGTCGTCCAGCGCTACCTCCTCCAGCTCCACCGTCTCGCGCCCCGCCTCGATGCGCGCGTAGGAGAGGATCTCCTCGATCACCGAGAGCAGGTGCCGCGACGCCAGCGCGATGCGCTCCACCGGGCGGCGCGTGGCCTCCGACAGCTCCTCGGGGATCCCCGCCAGCAGCAGGTCCGAGTAGCCGAGCACCGCGTTCAGCGGCGTGCGCAGCTCGTGGCTCATGGTGGCCAGGAACGACGCCTTCGCCCGGTTGGCCCGCTGCAGCTCCAGGTTCAGCGCCTGCGTCTGCTCCACGCGCGTCTCCAGCTCCAGCGCCTGCGCCTTGAGGCGGGCCGCGAGCTCGCGCGCCTGCGCCGCCGTTCTCTCGGCCACCCCGCGCGCCGCCTCGATCTCCCCGCGGGCGCGCAGCTCGGGCGTCACGTCGCGCGTCACCGTCCCCAGCCCGATCGTCTCCCCCGTCTGCGGGTCGGGGATGGTGAAGAGGGTGAACTGCACCGGCACCTCGTCGCCCGTCTCCAGGGCGCGGAAGCGCGTCTCCCCCTGCCAGCGCCCGCCCGCGCGCACCGCGGGGAGGATCTCGCCTTCGAGCCGCGCCGCCTCGCCGGGCGCGAAGAAGTCGGCCACCCGCTTCCCCGCCCCCGCGCCGGGCGCGAGCCCCAGCAGGCGGCGCCCGGCGCGGTTCAGGTAGAGCACCTCGCCCTCGGGGCTGGCGAAGCCGATCAGGTCCGAGCTGCTCTCCACGATGGAGACCAGCCGCTCGCGCTCGGCCAGCGCCACCCGGAGCGCCTCGGCGCGCAGCTCGGCGGTGGCGCGGGCGTTCACCTGCGCGCGGCCGATGCCGAAGAGCAGGAGCGAGAGCGCGAGCCCCGCCGCCGCGATTCCCGGGACGAAGACGCGGTTGAGCCCCGCCTCGAACGCCGGGCGCGACTGGAACGCCAGCGTGAGCCGGCGCCCCGCCACCTCGATCCGCTCCACGGCGGTGAAGGCGGGGCGGCGCTCGGGCGGCAGCTCCCCGCGCGAGTCGTAGAGGAGCGCCGCGGGACGGACGGCGGCGCCGTCGTAGACCTGGAAGGTGACGCGCGGCTGGCGCTCGCTGCCGAAGACGCCCGCGAACAGGTCGGCCGCGCGGAAGGGGGCGTAGACGAAGCCCTCCAGCCACGCGCGCCGCTCGGCGACGGTGGCGGGCACGCCGCCGCCGCGGTAGACGGGGGTGTAGATCAGGAAGCCGGCCTGCTCCGCGCTCTCGATCTCCTGCTTGAGCGTCACCCGGCCGCTCAGCGTGGACATGCCCCGGTCGCGGGCGCGCTCCATGGCCTCGCGCCGCACGGGGTCGCTGGACATGTCGAAGCCCAGGGCCGCGCGGTTGCGCTCGTCCAGCGGCTCCAGGTAGAGGATGGTGTGCCGCTCGGGAGCCCGCGTCCCGGGCCAGACGCGGAAGTCCGCCAGCCCGTCGGCGCGCGCGGCGGCCTCCACGGCGGCCGCCCGGCCCGGCGCCAGGCGCAGGGTGTAGCCGATCCCCTGCACGCCCGGGTAGCGCTCGCGCAGCCGCAGCCGCCCCACGTAGGCGCGGAACTCGTCCCTGGTCACCTCGCCGCTGGCGTCGAAGAGCGCCGCGCCCCCGCGCAGCAGGGCCACGTAGGTGTCCAGGCGGTCCTGGATGCGGTCGCGCGTGGACTGCACCGCGTTCTCGAAGCGCGCCTGGTCGCGCGCGCGCGTGAACCCGGCCGCGGCGAGGGTGGCCGCGAGCGTGGCCAGCAGCGACACCGCCAGCACCACGTACGGCACCCGGCTGCGGCGCCGCGGCGGCGCGGTCGGCGGGGACGGGAGAGCGGCGGCGGTCGGCGTCACGGCCTTCGGGCGGCGGGTTCGGACGGCTCGTCATCGCGGCTCAGCCGCGTCACGGGCCCGGGACTGCGCCGCCCGACGCAAGTTCCGTGGCGACACGTCACTACCGCGCCGTCCGCCGGTGAGATGGATGGGTGGGGAACGCGGAGTGCGAGGGGGGCTGGGCGAATGAATTCGCGGCAACAACCACACGAAGTCCGCCTGCGCGGACTGGCGGGCTGCGCCCGCGCGCTCCGCGCCCGAGATCGGCGTGCCGGCGCCGAACGCGGCCTCCGGACCTCGCCTGGCGGCTGGAAGCTCGCCCCGCAGCCTCGCGCAGTTTGCGAGGCTTCCCGCAGTTGTTGCAGCGGCTTCAGCCGCCCGGCGCGGGGGCCTTCGCCTGCCGGTCGAGCGCGCGGCGCAGCTCGACGGTGTTGCGCGCCGTCGCCGCGACGGTGAAGCAGAGCGTGCCGGCGATCACCGACTGCACGATCGTGGCGATCCCCAGCATCCAGCCCAGGCCGTTCGCCCGCCTCCCGCCGCCGGTGTAGACGCCGAGCGCGTCGTACGCCGGCAGCTCGGTGGTCCCCAGCGTCGAGATCGTCCAGATCCCCAGGATGACGCCGAAGACGATGATCAGGTAGCCGAGCACCTCCAGGAACGGTGCGGAGAGCTCGCCCGGGTAGCCGCCCTGGACGGGCCGGGCCTGCGGCACCCCGCCCTCGTCGGCCGTGCGCGCCGTGCGAGCGCCGCCCAGGAGCTGGCTGCAGTTGTAGCAGCGCTCCGCGTCCGGCCCGTTCCGGTTGCCGCAGTTGGGGCAGACGACGCTGGCGGCGGATTCCTGGGGCGGGTCGGGTGTGCTCATGAGCTCGATCCCGGGATTCGGTCGAAGACGTTTGGGAGAGAAGTCACCGCGCCCTCACCTGCGCTGCGGGTTCCAGGCCGGATAGGCGCCCTCCTTCGCCAGCAGGCGCGGGCCCGAGCCGTCGAGATTCATCACCCACACCTCCGACGGCAGCGTCGCCAGCTCGTGGATGCTCCCGCCCCGCACCCGCTCGAAGGCGACGCTCCGCCCGTCGGGCGAGAGGCTGAAGCGGCGCACGAACTCGCCGGTGAAGTCGGTGAGCTTCGCGAGCTGCTTCGTGGCGAAGTCGAAGCGGTAGAGGTTGACGTCCTCGTCCAGCAGGTCGTCCTGCCGGGCCACGACGAAGCCCGAGGCGTCGGGGAGCCAGCGCAGGTCGGTGACGCGCACGTAGCGGCCGAAGCTCGCCACCGGCGCGCCGCGCTCGCGGGCCCCCTCCTTCACCCGCAGCACGTGCGTGGTCCCCGACTCGGTGAACTCGCGCGGGTCGGCCAGGAGGAGCTCGTCCGCCGCGGACGCTGGCCCCCAGTCGGCGGCGCAGACGGAGCCGAACACCTCCGGGTCCAGGAGCGGCTCGTACGACGGCCCGGGCGGCGCCGCGGCCGGCACCTGCCGCAGGAGGCAGGTGGGGCCCAGGAAGAAGCCGACCTTCGCGCCGTCCGCCCGCCAGAACGGCGCGTCCGCCCCGAAGTGCTCGACCGCGCCCGAGAGCGTCAGCGTCCCCGCGTCCACCGTGCGGCCCGCCCGCACGTCCGCCGCGGCCGCGGCGTCCCACCAGCGGTTGATCCCGCTGATCGCCACCACCGGCTGCGCCACGCCGTCGCCCAGGTCCGCCACGCCGGTGAAGGTCAGCTTCTTCCCCATCCCCACCGTGAGCGAGACCTGCTGCGGCCCGGGCGCGCCGGCGACGTAGATGAAGAACGGGCCTGTGTCCATGGTGGCGCTCTGCACGGTGACGGTGACCGTGCCTTCGGCCGCGAGGCGAGCTCCGGGTGCGCCGGCGGGTTGGTGATCCTGCGCAGCCCGCTCCCGTCCGGCGCCACGGCGTACACGTCGCGCTCGTACAGCGAGACCGCCATCTCGTGGTTGCTGGTGAAGGCGATCTCGCCGCCGTCGGGCCTCCACGCGGGCGCCGCGACCGAGTACATCGTGTCCGCCTCCTTCCAGACCAGCCGGCCGCCGCTGCCGTCGGGCTGCACCAGCCGCAGCTCGCGGCCGTCCGCGCCGACGTAGGCGATGGCGTCCGGCGCCGTCGCCCGGACGGGGGGAGGCGCGGCGCTGCGTGCACCGGCCCGCCGTCCCTCCCCGCCGCGCGCATCGCCCGCGTCGCCGCCATCGCCGCCGCCGCACGCGGCGCTGAGAAGGATGGCGAAGACGCAGGAGGAGACGAGTGTGAAAGCCCGCGACGACGGTGCTGCCGGTACGCGTTCCATGGGCGGGGGGCCTCCGTCCAGGGTTCATGAGCGAAGCCGCGCGAGAACGTAGGTCGCTGCTTCCCCGGCTTCAACCGTGACGGGGGTGACCGGGATGAATACGACGGAAAGCGCCGCGGCGAGGCCGCCGCGGCGCTTCCGGTTCACCCGTCCCGCGGGCCCAACGCCCGTGGGACATCCGTTTGCCGCCAACGAAACGGGAAGGGACGAGGGGCTGCTCGCGGCGACGGAGCCTTCCGCGTGGTGAAGAGCCAGGTGCTGCGGAAAAAAGACCTTGCGGATTCGGGATGGCGGGGTTTCTGTAAAGATGGCCGCAGATGGGAGCGGCCGAAGCGCCATGCTCCGCAGGCCGATCCCGCGAGAACCGGGACGCGCCGGGAGCCCCCGCTGGATTCGGCGTCTCGATCGATCCCGGACGCGAACGCCTCGCGTCCGGAAGCCCATCCCCTAACGCGCAGAGGACCGATGAAGAAGCTCAGGTTGAACCCCGACGAGCTCAGGGTCGAGCCCTTCGAGCTGGAATCCCGGGAGGCGGAGGCGAGCGGCACGGTCCACGGCAACGACCTCACGGGGGCCGGCTGCCCCACGTCGCCCCAGTACAGCTGCGGCTACCCGCGCACCTGCGGCGGCACGAGCTGCGACACGGGATACCCGCTCTGCTACCAGTGCACCGGCCGCTGCGGGGCATGACCGGCGGAAGGGCGTCATCCAACGAACGAAAGCGCCGCAGCGAAGTCGCTGCGGCGCTTTTATCTGATACCAGATCCGTTGAGTAGTTTACGTTCGACCGAACCGATGTCATCCCGAGGGGAGCGGTAGCGACCCGAGGGATCTACTCGACGGTTCTGGTGGGTGGCGAGTCGAGCAGATTGCCTGACGCGCCCCGTCTGATCACCCACTGTTCATCCGGATCTGGTATGAGGTGCCCCGACAGGACGACTCAGGTTCGGGACCCGTTTCGCTCCTCCTCGAACACCAGGATCTCGTCTCCCTGGGCATCACGCTCTCCCGTCGGCCGCCAGCCCTGGGATCGGTAGAAGCCGTGCGCGCGCACGCCCGGGTCCGGGCTCGCCGCCAGCCAGATCCGGCCGCAGCCGCGCGAGCGGAGCCACTCCACCGCTTCGGCGAGGAGCCGCTTGCCTACGCCCCTGCCCTCGTACTCGGGCAGCACCGCCAGCACGAGCACTTCCCCACCGACCGCATCGGCGCTGCAGAAGCCGACCGCGCGCGCCCCGTCCAGACAGACCCAGCCCTTCACGTCTCCGGAGCGCAGCCCCGCGGCCGCCGAGGCGGGCGTGATGCCCACCGCCGCGAGCTGTTCGCGCGAGATGGGGTTCTCCCTCGTCCGCGCCCGGATGTCGAAGAGGCTGTCGATGTCTTCTTCCCGCGTCTCGCGGATCAGCAGTGCGGTCATCGAGCTTGCGGCAGGACGAAGTGGAGCCTGACGGTGCAGCTTCAGGGAGCGGTTTTCACCGGGGCACATCCGTGGAACCAGAAGGCCGCTGAAAGCCGAGTAGCTTTCAGCGGCCCACCTGGTCAGTGCCCCCGACAGGACTCGAACCTGTGACCTACGGTTTAGGAAACGCCGACGGCCCGTTACGTCGCGTCACGGAGGCAACAAAAGTCTAGCATTTCTGCGGAATTTTCGCAACCCGGCGTTACTGGAGATCACCGCGTGTTACCGGTTTTGTTACTCCGTTTTGTTACTGGCTCGCCCCAATCGAGCTATCGGTCGATCCTTATGGCGCAGTAAAGGCAGCGGCCGCTGCCCTGATTGCTCTCGTCGGTCTGCGCCATGGTGCCTCGGTCTGCGGGGCGGCCGAGTCACGCACGGCATGGACCCGCGGATCTCCAGCCACCTGTGCGGGAGGAGACTTACGCTGCCGGTCAATCTTCTGGGCCAAGTCGCGGACGGCGCCGAGACTGACTTGCTGATGCCGCTTTCAGTTCCCCCGCTGCCCCGGAGCTCCGCAACACCGCTTCCACTTACGTCCGGACCCGCAGGGACAAGGTTGGTTTCTATCCGCGCCGCGCAGTGGAGCGGGTTCCACAGCCCGCGCGTATTGGGCGCCGAGCGCCTCCGAGCCAGGTTCTTCGCCGTTCATCCTCCTCCAGCGCAACGAGTCCTCGGCCTTCCGGGCAAGAGGAGCGCCCACGAACGCAGGCGGGGCTTTCGCTCCGCGTCCTGGGCAGCGGCGTTCGGTCGGTCAGCGGCCCTGGTGGCTGCGGCGCCGCATTTCCAGCAGGTAGTCGATGAGCGCACGTAGCGCGGATGACGCTTGCCGGCGCTGCGGATAATACAGGTAGTATCCGGGGAAGGGAGTACAAAACTCCTCGAGCACTGCGATCACTTCCCCCCTCTCGAGGTAGGGCTGCACCCCGTCGCCCATACCGATAGTCAGCCCAAGCCCGGCGGTAACGATTCGCATCATTACGGGGAAGTCGTTTGCTACGACTCGCGACGGCACGGCGACCGAGAAGTCATCGCCGCCCGGCTCTGTAAACTCCCAGCGGTAGGGCGCGGCGTCCCGTCCCGGACGCCAGTTGATGCATGCGTGCTGCGCGAGGTCTCGCGGGTGCTCCGGTCGCGGGTGCCTGGCGAAGTACGAGGGGGCGCCGACCACGACGAGCCGCTGCGGACCGGATGCCGGGACGGCGATCATGTCCTGCTCAATCACCTCGCCCAGACGCACCGCGGCGTCGTAGCCGGCCGCTACGATGTCGCCGACGTCCTCGTCCACGATGATGTCGAGCTGCACCTCCAGATTCGCGCGCAGGAACCCCTCCAGAGCCGGCCCCCTCAGGAACCCCTCGGCCCCACTGTTGATGTTCAGGCGCAGCAGGCCGCGGGGCACGTCCGCCATCTCGCCCACGGCTGCGGCCGCGGTCTGCAGCGTGTCCAGCGCCCGCCGGGACGCTGTGTAGAACTGCTCGCCAGCGGGGGTGAGCCGCACGCTCCGCGTGGTCCGGAGAAGAAGCGTCACGCCGAGCCGCTCCTCCAGGTGGCGAAGTGCCTTGCTCAGCGCCGTTCCCGTCACTCCCAGGCGCCGCCCCGCCGCACGGAAGCCACCGGCCTCGACGATCGCGACGAACTCGGGCACTCCATCGGTCACATCCGCCATTGCGAACCTGCAGGCATCAGGGTGAGAACCTTCGTCTCGTTTATGCGAGCTACTACCCGAGATAGGTTCCTTGGGCGATCGGGTCAACCTCCGCTGCCGGGAATCATGCTTGTGGCCGATTTCCTGGGAGGGGCCCGTATCAGCGAGACAAACTCGATAAGGGAGCTCCCATGACCAACGACCCAGTGATCGCCATCGGCTCGCGAAGCTTGATGGTTCGCAGTTTCTCGATTTCCAGCGCCGTCCTTGTGGCCATGACGGGGTTCCTCAGCGCCTGTGGAGGAACGCAATCGAGTCCGAACTCCGCGGCGCACGAGGCGACCACCACCCAGCGTCCCACCGAATCAGGGTCCGTCCAGCTGAGCCAGGAGTGGGACAAGAAATTCCCCAGGAGCAACCGAGTTGACCACCAGAAGGTCACGTTCACCAACCGGTACGGAATCACGCTGGCTGCCGACCTGTACCTCCCCCGGAACCGCGGCACCGGGAGGCTGCCCGCCCTGGTGGTCAGCGGCCCGTTCGGCGCCGTGAAGGAGCAGGTGTCCGGCCTGTACGCCCAGACCATGGCCGAGCGCGGATTCGTCACGCTGGCCTTCGATCCGTCGTATACAGGCGAGAGCGGCGGTGAGCCGCGCGACGTCGCCTCTCCGGACATCAATACCGAGGATGTAAGCGCGGCCGTCGATTTCCTGGGGCTCCATCAGTCGGTTGACCGTGACCGCATTGGCGCGCTGGGGATCTGTGGCTACAGCGGCATGTCCCTTACCGCTGCCACCAGCGACTCCCGCATTAGGGCGGTGGCGACGGCTTCGATGTACGACATGTCCCGCAGCATCAGCCGTGGTTACAGGGACAGCTACACGACGGAGCAGCGCCGCCGGGTCATCGATTACATCAGCCAGCAGCGCTGGGCCGACGCAGAAGCCGGTCGTCCGGCGCGGGGTTACCACGAGGTGCCCTTCGACGCACAGAACAACATCGTACGAGGTGACCGGGGCCTTCCCGAGTCTCTGCCCGATGGTGCGGACACCGTGACCGCTGCGTTCTTCAGCTACTACCGGACTGAGCGGGGTTTCCATCCCCGGAGCGTGAATTCGACTACGGCATGGACGGCCACGACGCCGATGTCATTCTTCAACTTCCCAATGTATGCGAACTTGGAGATGATCTCGCCGCGGCCCGTCCTTCTAGTGGCCGGTGAGAACGCGCACTCGCGCTACTACTCGGAGGACGTGTACCGGATGGCTTCCGAGCCCAAGCAGCTGCTGATCGTGCCCGATGCGGACCACGTGGATCTGTACGACCGGCTGGACAAGATCCCGTTCGACGCGCTCGCGGAGTTCTTCAACAGGAACCTAAGCGCGCGCCAGCCAGCCAACTGAGGTCGTTCCTCGCCCCTTGCCTCCGCTGAGAGGGCGCGACGATCCCCTGCCTCCACTCGAGGCAATCGAGAACGCTCCTCGGCGCCGTGTCGGGGAGCGTTCTGCCACGCCTGCAGGAGCCCCCAAGATTGAGAACCGCAAGGACACAGGGTGTCGCCTGCCATGCGATTTATCCGAACCAATCGTGCGCGTAGCTTGAGTGCCCGGAGGCTGTCACGCAGCGCGAGCAGCCCACACCGTGATCAATTCGACCACAGGAAGCAGGAACCATCATGATCAAGGACAAGGTCGTCATCATCACCGGCGCTTCGTCGGGCATCGGCGAGGCAACCGCGCGGCTCCTGGCGAGCGAGGGTGCCAAGGTCGTCCTGGGCGCGCGGCGCACCGAGAAGTTGAAGGAGATTGCTGACGACATTCGGGCTGCAGGCGGGAACGCGGCCTATCAGGAGCTCGACGTGACCGATCCCGCGGCGAATCAGGCGATCGTCGATCTCGCCAAGGCGGAGTTCGGCCGACTGGACGTCATCTTCCTCAACGCCGGCATCATGCCGAACTCGCCGCTCTCGGAGCTCAAGACCGACGAGTGGCACCAGATGGTGGACGTCAACATCAAGGGCGTGCTGAACGGAGTGGCCGCGGTGCTGCCGACGTTCATTGGGCAGAAGTCCGGTCATGTGATCGCGAACTCCTCCGTCGCCGGCCTGAAGGCGTATCCGGGTGGCGCGGTCTACGGCGGCACGAAGTGGTTCGTGCGCGACTTCATGGAGGTCCTCCGCATGGAGAGCGCCGGAGAAGGGACGAACATCCGCACGGCCACGATCTACCCGGCCGCCATCAACACCGAGCTGCTGAACACGATCAGCGATAAGCCCACGGCGGAGGGAATGACGCAGCTCTACGAGCAGTTCGGGATCTCGCCGGAGCGAATCGCGCGGGTGGTAGCCGTCGCGATCGACATGCCGGAAGACACAACGATCAACGAGTTCACGGTTGGTCCGGCAAGCCAGGTGTGGTGAGCCCCATGGCAAACGAGCGGGGGCGGACGGCGCTGTTTTCCGTGATCGGAGGCCCGGGGCTCCAGCGGCTCTCGCTTCGTGCTGACACGCTGGGAAACGCCCCGCCACCAGCCAACGAGGTCGGGGTGCGCCGGGCGACGGATAGCGACCTCCACACGCTCGGACAGCTTGGCGCGCTGCTCATGCGCATGCACCACGAATCTGATCCCCGGCGCTTCGTGGCCGCGGCACCAGGGACGGAGTCCAAGTATTCGTCCTTCCTCGGAAGCCAGCTCCGAGATCCCAATGTGGTCATGCTGGTTGCGCAGTTGGACGGGGCCGTCGTCGGCTACGCTTACGCGGCGCTCGAAGGGACGGACTGCATGGCCCTTCGCGGTCCCGCCGGTGTGTTGTATGACATCGTGGTCGACCCGAGGCACCACCGGTGCGGCGTCGGCCGCCTGCTGCTCGATGCCATCGTGTCCGAACTCACGTCGCGGGGTGCGCCGCGCATGGTCCTTTTGACCGCGACGGCCAACCTCGCGGGGCAACGCCTGTTCTCTGCCGCGGGTTTTCGCTCCACCATGCTCGAGATGACGCGGGAGCTGAATGATCAGCTCGCAGGCCCGGATGATCGCTGGGCGGACCCCGTGCCCAGCCGTCAGGATCGTTCCGGCGCAGTGAAGGGTGTTACTGGGGACCGGACCGAGCGCCGGAGGCACCGGCGGATATACCTAAAAGCTATTCGAGGCGAGGATCAATCATGAAACACCTCTTTGTCTTCGGGATCACGTTCGCCGCCATCGGCGCCGTCCCCGTCCACAGTCAGCAGATCGAGATCACGCCGGTTAGCGCCCGCCCCTCCGAAATTGGGTCCGCACAGTACTTCACCGGGTCTGCGCTGGTCGACGCACTGTTCGCCCCGACCCCACACACACGGGCTGCGGCCGCGCAGGTCACCTTCGCGCCACGCGCCCGCTCCGCTTGGCACAGCCATCCGGCGGGGCAGACCCTCATCGTGATGTCCGGGACCGGCTGGGTGCAGGAATGGGGAGGCCAGCGGCGTGAGATCCACCCGGGCGACGTGATCTGGACACCGCCGGGCGTGAAGCATTGGCATGGGGCCACCACCGCGAACAGCATGAGCCACATCACCATTCAGGAGGCTGTGAACGGCGAGGTTGTGCGCTGGATGGAACACGTCAGCGACGAGCAGTATCTGGCCAATACCGCGGCGCCCGGGCAACGATCCGATCCCAACTGACCATGAACAACGAACCGGCTTCCCGCCGCCCACGCGTGATCTGCCACATGATCTCAGCGGTTGATGGACGCATCGTCACCGGAGGATGGCCCCTCTCGAAGGAGGGGTACGGGCAGTACGAGCAGGTGCACTCGAGCTACGAGCCGGAGGGCTGGATCTGCGGGCGCGTGACGATGGAGCACCTGGCGGCGGGTACGCGGTCCGACGCGGACGTGACGTGCGAATACGAAGGGCCCGAACGCGAGGACTTCGCGTCC contains:
- a CDS encoding CHASE domain-containing protein; translated protein: MTPTAAALPSPPTAPPRRRSRVPYVVLAVSLLATLAATLAAAGFTRARDQARFENAVQSTRDRIQDRLDTYVALLRGGAALFDASGEVTRDEFRAYVGRLRLRERYPGVQGIGYTLRLAPGRAAAVEAAARADGLADFRVWPGTRAPERHTILYLEPLDERNRAALGFDMSSDPVRREAMERARDRGMSTLSGRVTLKQEIESAEQAGFLIYTPVYRGGGVPATVAERRAWLEGFVYAPFRAADLFAGVFGSERQPRVTFQVYDGAAVRPAALLYDSRGELPPERRPAFTAVERIEVAGRRLTLAFQSRPAFEAGLNRVFVPGIAAAGLALSLLLFGIGRAQVNARATAELRAEALRVALAERERLVSIVESSSDLIGFASPEGEVLYLNRAGRRLLGLAPGAGAGKRVADFFAPGEAARLEGEILPAVRAGGRWQGETRFRALETGDEVPVQFTLFTIPDPQTGETIGLGTVTRDVTPELRARGEIEAARGVAERTAAQARELAARLKAQALELETRVEQTQALNLELQRANRAKASFLATMSHELRTPLNAVLGYSDLLLAGIPEELSEATRRPVERIALASRHLLSVIEEILSYARIEAGRETVELEEVALDDVLREVVAIVEPLAAGKRLAFRAPERVEPERLVTDARKLRQVLVNLLGNAVKFTQAGEIGFQVCEADGWVEFRVRDTGIGIAPDDLERIFEPFRQVDDATTRVAGGTGLGLAVSRHLARMMGGDVEVISALGEGSVFTLRLPLRVPAGAMAGAGGDGGSVGAGRG
- a CDS encoding GNAT family N-acetyltransferase yields the protein MANERGRTALFSVIGGPGLQRLSLRADTLGNAPPPANEVGVRRATDSDLHTLGQLGALLMRMHHESDPRRFVAAAPGTESKYSSFLGSQLRDPNVVMLVAQLDGAVVGYAYAALEGTDCMALRGPAGVLYDIVVDPRHHRCGVGRLLLDAIVSELTSRGAPRMVLLTATANLAGQRLFSAAGFRSTMLEMTRELNDQLAGPDDRWADPVPSRQDRSGAVKGVTGDRTERRRHRRIYLKAIRGEDQS
- a CDS encoding LysR family transcriptional regulator, translated to MADVTDGVPEFVAIVEAGGFRAAGRRLGVTGTALSKALRHLEERLGVTLLLRTTRSVRLTPAGEQFYTASRRALDTLQTAAAAVGEMADVPRGLLRLNINSGAEGFLRGPALEGFLRANLEVQLDIIVDEDVGDIVAAGYDAAVRLGEVIEQDMIAVPASGPQRLVVVGAPSYFARHPRPEHPRDLAQHACINWRPGRDAAPYRWEFTEPGGDDFSVAVPSRVVANDFPVMMRIVTAGLGLTIGMGDGVQPYLERGEVIAVLEEFCTPFPGYYLYYPQRRQASSALRALIDYLLEMRRRSHQGR
- a CDS encoding SDR family oxidoreductase, which codes for MIKDKVVIITGASSGIGEATARLLASEGAKVVLGARRTEKLKEIADDIRAAGGNAAYQELDVTDPAANQAIVDLAKAEFGRLDVIFLNAGIMPNSPLSELKTDEWHQMVDVNIKGVLNGVAAVLPTFIGQKSGHVIANSSVAGLKAYPGGAVYGGTKWFVRDFMEVLRMESAGEGTNIRTATIYPAAINTELLNTISDKPTAEGMTQLYEQFGISPERIARVVAVAIDMPEDTTINEFTVGPASQVW
- a CDS encoding cupin domain-containing protein produces the protein MKHLFVFGITFAAIGAVPVHSQQIEITPVSARPSEIGSAQYFTGSALVDALFAPTPHTRAAAAQVTFAPRARSAWHSHPAGQTLIVMSGTGWVQEWGGQRREIHPGDVIWTPPGVKHWHGATTANSMSHITIQEAVNGEVVRWMEHVSDEQYLANTAAPGQRSDPN
- a CDS encoding alpha/beta hydrolase, whose translation is MTNDPVIAIGSRSLMVRSFSISSAVLVAMTGFLSACGGTQSSPNSAAHEATTTQRPTESGSVQLSQEWDKKFPRSNRVDHQKVTFTNRYGITLAADLYLPRNRGTGRLPALVVSGPFGAVKEQVSGLYAQTMAERGFVTLAFDPSYTGESGGEPRDVASPDINTEDVSAAVDFLGLHQSVDRDRIGALGICGYSGMSLTAATSDSRIRAVATASMYDMSRSISRGYRDSYTTEQRRRVIDYISQQRWADAEAGRPARGYHEVPFDAQNNIVRGDRGLPESLPDGADTVTAAFFSYYRTERGFHPRSVNSTTAWTATTPMSFFNFPMYANLEMISPRPVLLVAGENAHSRYYSEDVYRMASEPKQLLIVPDADHVDLYDRLDKIPFDALAEFFNRNLSARQPAN
- a CDS encoding GNAT family N-acetyltransferase; this encodes MTALLIRETREEDIDSLFDIRARTRENPISREQLAAVGITPASAAAGLRSGDVKGWVCLDGARAVGFCSADAVGGEVLVLAVLPEYEGRGVGKRLLAEAVEWLRSRGCGRIWLAASPDPGVRAHGFYRSQGWRPTGERDAQGDEILVFEEERNGSRT